GGGGGAGGCCATCACCACGGTGGATGGACAGACCATCCTGCCCATTTCCAAGGTATCCTTCGGTTTTGTGGCGGGCGGCGGCGAGTATGAGCTGCCGCATAAAAGCGCTTCCCAGCCGATGGGAGCCGAGGGCGCACGCCCCTTTGCGGGCGGTGCGGGCGCGGGGGTTTCGGTCAGCCCCGTGGCGTTTCTGGTCATCGGCAAGGACAATGTGCGCCTGCTGTGCACAGACGTCAACACCCCGTATGATCGCATCATAGAGTTGATTCCCCAGATCGTCACTGAAGTCAGGAACATGTTTCCCTGCAGAAATGACGCCAAGCACGCGCCCGCAGGCGAGGGCAATGTTAAGCGCCAGACGACCACCACCGTCATCGAGACACCGGTGGGGGACGTGAGCGACCAGTAAAGCGTATTCTCAAAGCAATATCGCATCGAACCGGCTGGCTTTTTGCCAGCCGTTTGTTATAATGAAGGTAATTTCGTAAAAGCTAAAAGGATGGATGTTATCATGCCAATGCGCCTGCAGAAATACCTCGCCCTTTGCGGCGTCGCCTCCCGGCGCGCCAGCGAAGAGCTGATCGCCCGCGGCCGGGTGGAGGTCAACGGCAAAGTGGTGAGCCAGATGGGCGTGCAGGTGGAGCAGGGCGACGAGGTCAAGGTGGATGGACGCCCGCTCCAGATCGAGACGCGTGACATTACCGTGCTCTACTATAAGCCTGAAGGGGTGGTCAGCACCGCAAGCGACGAGCGGGGCCGTCCCACCGTGGTGGACGCGGTCCGCTCGCTGGGCGTGCGCCTGTATCCCGTTGGCCGTCTGGATATCAACACAGAGGGGCTGCTTCTTTTGACCAACAACGGGGAACTTGCGCTGCGCATGACCCATCCGCGCTACGGCATGGAAAAGGTGTACGTGGTCACGCTGCGCAAGGCGCTGCCCGCAGAGGCGCTTAAAACCCTGCGCGAGGGCGTGCTGCTGGAGGATGGCCTGACCGCGCCTGCGCGCGTCAACCGTCTGGCGCCCAGCGCAAGCGGCGCCGAGCGCATTGAAATCCGCATCCATGAGGGACGCAACCGGCAGGTGCGCCGCATGATGGAGGCAGTGGGCAACACCGTGGTGCACCTGGTGCGCGTGGCAGAAGGGCCGCTCACGCTCGAGGGCCTGCGCCCCGGGCAGTGGCGCATCCTCAGACCCGAGGAGGTGGAGGGGCTGAAAAAAGCGCTGCAGGAGAAGAAGACGGCCACCCGCGCGCAGGCGCCGGTGCGCGCACGCACGCCCAAACCCGCGCGCTGGGTACGGCCGCCGCGCGCCCAAAGCCATACGGCGCGTCCGCAGCAGAGGATGCGGCCAGCCGCGCAGACGCAAACGACGCGCTCCCCCAATGCGCGCCCGCCAAAGCCCATCAAAAAAGTTGGTAAAAAAGTTGAAAAAAACGATATTCGCTAGCAGGAAAGAGGGGATCTATGGCGAATGGTTAATATGGCATAGGATGGACTATTTGCGATAAGGGAGGTGTGGCTGCGATGGAAAACAGAGCGTACTTGCTGGGTTTGCGCCATGCTGCTTTCACCTCGCTTGCAAAGGGTACGTCGGTCGATCTATTTCTGTATGACGTAACGCGCCGTTGCGATTGCAAAAACGGGGGCGTTGCGTTTTTCTTTGCGTTCTAACTATGGCGAATTGATTAACGAAGGAGTGAAAAGAATATGGAGAATCTCGGATACGGTTTAACAATCTCGGCAATTGGCTTTGCCATCGTGTTTGCCGTGCTGGTCGTGCTGATCTTTGCGATCAAGTTGATGACGCTGGTTCTGGGCGGGAAAAAGGGCGAGCCTGCCAAAGCACCGGCTGCGGCGCCGCCCGCACAGGCAGCGCCCGTTGCA
Above is a window of Maliibacterium massiliense DNA encoding:
- the ytfJ gene encoding GerW family sporulation protein, with the protein product MQPHPIENIMQTTLENIKDMIDVNTIVGEAITTVDGQTILPISKVSFGFVAGGGEYELPHKSASQPMGAEGARPFAGGAGAGVSVSPVAFLVIGKDNVRLLCTDVNTPYDRIIELIPQIVTEVRNMFPCRNDAKHAPAGEGNVKRQTTTTVIETPVGDVSDQ
- a CDS encoding pseudouridine synthase is translated as MPMRLQKYLALCGVASRRASEELIARGRVEVNGKVVSQMGVQVEQGDEVKVDGRPLQIETRDITVLYYKPEGVVSTASDERGRPTVVDAVRSLGVRLYPVGRLDINTEGLLLLTNNGELALRMTHPRYGMEKVYVVTLRKALPAEALKTLREGVLLEDGLTAPARVNRLAPSASGAERIEIRIHEGRNRQVRRMMEAVGNTVVHLVRVAEGPLTLEGLRPGQWRILRPEEVEGLKKALQEKKTATRAQAPVRARTPKPARWVRPPRAQSHTARPQQRMRPAAQTQTTRSPNARPPKPIKKVGKKVEKNDIR
- a CDS encoding OadG family protein; translation: MENLGYGLTISAIGFAIVFAVLVVLIFAIKLMTLVLGGKKGEPAKAPAAAPPAQAAPVADPTAVTPEAFAAITGALAASMKKDAGQLVVRSVKRVDK